In Symphalangus syndactylus isolate Jambi chromosome 15, NHGRI_mSymSyn1-v2.1_pri, whole genome shotgun sequence, the following are encoded in one genomic region:
- the CCDC70 gene encoding coiled-coil domain-containing protein 70 — MATPPFRLIRKMFSFKVSRWMRLACFRSLAASSPSIRQKKLMHKLQEEKAFREEMKIFREKIEDFREEMWTFRGKIHAFRGQILGFWEEERPFWEEEKTFWEEEKTFWKEEKSFWEMEKSFREEEKTFWKKYRTFWKEDKAFWKEDDALWERDRNLLQEDKALWEDEKALWVEERALLEAEKALWEDKMSLWEEENALWEEETAFWVDSNGHIAGEQMLEDGPHNANRGQSLLAFSRGRA; from the coding sequence ATGGCCACCCCGCCATTCCGGCTGATAAGGAAGATGTTTTCCTTCAAGGTGAGCAGATGGATGCGGCTTGCCTGCTTCCGGTCCCTGGCGGCATCCTCTCCCAGTATTCGCCAGAAGAAATTAATGCACAAGCTGCAGGAGGAAAAGGCTTTTCGCGAAGAGATGAAAATTTTTCGTGAAAAAATAGAGGACTTCAGGGAAGAGATGTGGACTTTCCGAGGCAAGATCCATGCTTTCCGGGGCCAGATCCTGGGTTTTTGGGAAGAGGAGAGACCTTTCTGGGAAGAGGAGAAAACCTTCTGGGAAGAGgagaaaaccttctggaaagaggAAAAATCCTTCTGGGAAATGGAAAAGTCtttcagggaggaagagaaaacttTTTGGAAAAAGTACCGCACTTTCTGGAAGGAGGATAAGGCGTTCTGGAAAGAGGACGATGCCTTATGGGAAAGAGACCGGAACCTTCTTCAGGAGGACAAGGCCCTGTGGGAAGACGAAAAGGCCCTGTGGGTAGAGGAAAGAGCCCTCCTTGAGGCGGAGAAAGCCCTGTGGGAGGATAAAATGTCCCTCTGGGAGGAAGAGAATGCCCTCTGGGAGGAAGAGACGGCCTTCTGGGTGGACAGCAATGGCCACATTGCCGGAGAGCAGATGCTCGAAGATGGGCCCCACAATGCCAACAGAGGGCAGAGCTTGCTGGCCTTCTCCCGAGGCAGGGCATAG